From Xiphophorus hellerii strain 12219 chromosome 20, Xiphophorus_hellerii-4.1, whole genome shotgun sequence, the proteins below share one genomic window:
- the LOC116710431 gene encoding LOW QUALITY PROTEIN: kinetochore protein Nuf2-like (The sequence of the model RefSeq protein was modified relative to this genomic sequence to represent the inferred CDS: inserted 1 base in 1 codon), translating into PRTVPPEQQAEADELAAALSELQATTVHEYQEVNVKNENIAEWKTKIAEKTQKLSQVKVDVSNLKEDITKLKSQIVESPEELKSQKEKMKEAAKKIKNSIAETDEYVVEMQNRVQSVAHAEAELQQMNSLLQDLESSMNNTRLRQEEYQELLIQXEKMQKELKSLCSEEVQLKRALGMKLDKECKQNIRRQKKRETKEQHVQEVLGQCNQIHQKREEMADKIQAIIGETRQLKAKIKSLRDVCSKETEKAQVR; encoded by the exons CCCAGGACCGTCCCACCAGAGCAGCAGGCCGAGGCAGATGAGCTGGCTGCCGctctctctgagctgcaggcCACCACCGTGCATGAATACCAGGAAGTG AACGTCAAAAACGAAAACATTGCAGAGTGGAAAACCAAAATAGCAGAGAAGACGCAGAAGCTG TCCCAAGTGAAGGTGGACGTCAGTAACCTGAAAGAGGACATCACCAAACTCAAGTCTCAGATCGTGGAGTCTCCAGAGGAACTGAAGAGCCAGAAGGAGAAGATGAAGGAAGCTGCGAAGAAAATCAAGAACTCCATA gcAGAAACAGACGAGTATGTGGTGGAGATGCAGAACAGGGTGCAGAGCGTGGCCCACGCTGAGGCCGAGCTCCAGCAGATGAACAGCCTGCTGCAGGACCTGGAGAGCAGCATGAACAACACCAGGCTGCGTCAGGAAGAG TACCAGGAGCTGTTGATTC GCGAGAAGATGCAAAAGGAGCTGAAAAGTCTGTGCAGCGAGGAGGTCCAGCTGAAGCGGGCTCTGGGCATGAAGCTGGATAAGGAGTGCAAACAGAACATCCGCAggcagaagaagagagagacgaAGGAACAGCATGTCCAGGAAGTGCTGGG GCAGTGCAACCAAATCCACCAGAAACGCGAGGAGATGGCGGATAAGATCCAAGCGATCATCGGAGAGACCCGTCAGCTGAAGGCCAAGATCAAGAGCCTGAGAGACGTCTGCAGCAAAGAGACGGAGAAGGCCCAGGTACGTTGA
- the LOC116710903 gene encoding casein kinase II subunit alpha-like isoform X1, with protein sequence MSGPLPSRARVYTEVNTHRPREYWDYESHVVEWGNQDDFQLVRKLGRGKYSEVFEAINITNNEKVVVKILKPVKKKKIKREIKILENLRGGPNIISLIDIVKDPVSRTPALVFEHVNNTDFKQLYQTLTDSDIRFYMYEILKALDYCHSMGIMHRDVKPHNVMIDHEHRKLRLIDWGLAEFYHPGQEYNVRVASRYFKGPELLVDYQMYDYSLDMWSLGCMLASMIFRKEPFFHGHDNYDQLVRIAKVLGTEDLYDYIDKYSIELEPRFNDILGRHSRKRWERFVHSENQHLVSAEALDFLDKLLRYDHQARVTAREAMDHPYFFSVVKEQSRMAGSANLPGDNPAVTAASVVTGISALPASTALGPLSGSTVLSANTNSMSSPVAAAPQ encoded by the exons ATGTCAGGACCTTTGCCAAGTCGGGCACGAGTGTACACAGAGGTCAACACTCATCGCCCAAGGGAATACTGGGACTATGAGTCACATGTTGTGGAATGGGG AAATCAAGATGACTTTCAGCTGGTGCGCAAGTTGGGACGTGGCAAGTACAGCGAAGTGTTCGAGGCAATCAACATCACCAACAACGAGAAGGTGGTGGTAAAGATCCTAAAG ccagtgaagaagaagaaaatcaaacGCGAGATCAAGATTTTAGAAAACCTGCGTGGAGGTCCTAATATTATTTCTCTCATCGATATAGTAAAGGACCCCGTA tccCGGACGCCTGCTTTGGTCTTTGAACATGTAAACAACACAGACTTTAAG CAACTGTACCAAACTCTGACAGACTCCGACATCCGCTTCTACATGTACGAGATCCTCAAG GCACTCGATTACTGCCACAGTATGGGAATCATGCACAGAGACGTGAAGCCACATAACGTCATGATCGATCACGAGCATCGAAAG CTGCGGCTTATTGACTGGGGCCTGGCAGAGTTTTACCATCCAGGGCAGGAGTACAACGTGAGAGTCGCCTCGCGCTACTTCAAAGGACCCGAGCTCTTGGTGGACTACCAG ATGTACGACTACAGTCTGGACATGTGGAGCCTGGGCTGCATGTTGGCAAGCATGATCTTCAGGAAGGAACCATTTTTCCACGGTCATGACAACTACGATCAG TTGGTGAGAATAGCCAAAGTATTGGGAACAGAAGACCTCTACGATTATATTGACAAGTACAGCATCGAGCTGGAACCTCGCTTCAATGACATACTGGGAAG ACATTCTCGTAAACGGTGGGAGCGCTTCGTCCACAGCGAGAATCAGCACCTGGTCAGCGCCGAGGCTCTGGATTTCCTCGACAAACTTCTGCGCTACGACCACCAGGCCCGAGTGACCGCCCGCGAGGCAATGGACCACCCGTACTTCT TCTCCGTTGTGAAGGAGCAGTCTCGTATGGCTGGATCAGCCAACTTGCCAGGCGATAACCCCGCTGTTACTGCAGCCAGCGTGGTCACTG GTATCTCTGCCTTGCCAGCCTCCACTGCCCTCGGCCCTCTCAGCGGCTCCACAGTCTTATCGGCTAACACAAACTCCATGAGCAGTCCGGTGGCCGCTGCTCCTCAATGA
- the LOC116710903 gene encoding casein kinase II subunit alpha-like isoform X2 — protein sequence MSGPLPSRARVYTEVNTHRPREYWDYESHVVEWGNQDDFQLVRKLGRGKYSEVFEAINITNNEKVVVKILKPVKKKKIKREIKILENLRGGPNIISLIDIVKDPVSRTPALVFEHVNNTDFKALDYCHSMGIMHRDVKPHNVMIDHEHRKLRLIDWGLAEFYHPGQEYNVRVASRYFKGPELLVDYQMYDYSLDMWSLGCMLASMIFRKEPFFHGHDNYDQLVRIAKVLGTEDLYDYIDKYSIELEPRFNDILGRHSRKRWERFVHSENQHLVSAEALDFLDKLLRYDHQARVTAREAMDHPYFFSVVKEQSRMAGSANLPGDNPAVTAASVVTGISALPASTALGPLSGSTVLSANTNSMSSPVAAAPQ from the exons ATGTCAGGACCTTTGCCAAGTCGGGCACGAGTGTACACAGAGGTCAACACTCATCGCCCAAGGGAATACTGGGACTATGAGTCACATGTTGTGGAATGGGG AAATCAAGATGACTTTCAGCTGGTGCGCAAGTTGGGACGTGGCAAGTACAGCGAAGTGTTCGAGGCAATCAACATCACCAACAACGAGAAGGTGGTGGTAAAGATCCTAAAG ccagtgaagaagaagaaaatcaaacGCGAGATCAAGATTTTAGAAAACCTGCGTGGAGGTCCTAATATTATTTCTCTCATCGATATAGTAAAGGACCCCGTA tccCGGACGCCTGCTTTGGTCTTTGAACATGTAAACAACACAGACTTTAAG GCACTCGATTACTGCCACAGTATGGGAATCATGCACAGAGACGTGAAGCCACATAACGTCATGATCGATCACGAGCATCGAAAG CTGCGGCTTATTGACTGGGGCCTGGCAGAGTTTTACCATCCAGGGCAGGAGTACAACGTGAGAGTCGCCTCGCGCTACTTCAAAGGACCCGAGCTCTTGGTGGACTACCAG ATGTACGACTACAGTCTGGACATGTGGAGCCTGGGCTGCATGTTGGCAAGCATGATCTTCAGGAAGGAACCATTTTTCCACGGTCATGACAACTACGATCAG TTGGTGAGAATAGCCAAAGTATTGGGAACAGAAGACCTCTACGATTATATTGACAAGTACAGCATCGAGCTGGAACCTCGCTTCAATGACATACTGGGAAG ACATTCTCGTAAACGGTGGGAGCGCTTCGTCCACAGCGAGAATCAGCACCTGGTCAGCGCCGAGGCTCTGGATTTCCTCGACAAACTTCTGCGCTACGACCACCAGGCCCGAGTGACCGCCCGCGAGGCAATGGACCACCCGTACTTCT TCTCCGTTGTGAAGGAGCAGTCTCGTATGGCTGGATCAGCCAACTTGCCAGGCGATAACCCCGCTGTTACTGCAGCCAGCGTGGTCACTG GTATCTCTGCCTTGCCAGCCTCCACTGCCCTCGGCCCTCTCAGCGGCTCCACAGTCTTATCGGCTAACACAAACTCCATGAGCAGTCCGGTGGCCGCTGCTCCTCAATGA